The DNA sequence TCGCACTAAAATAGGGTTATCAAGTGGAATAATTCCTTATGTATATCCACACTGTTTTTGGCCGCCCAGTTCAAATGCCTTCTGCTTCGGGAAGATGATTATCAAGTGAGGGGATCATAATGGAAGAAGACGTCAAGAAAAGCACCCGGGAAGAGGAAATGGAGCACCGCCAAGCGATTTTGAAGGATCTGATTCTTCGCCTTCATGCAGGTGATGACTACGAACAGATCAAGAAGGAATTCAAGGAACATTTCGCGACGGTCAGCGCTCTCGAGATTTCGATGATGGAACGGAGATTGATCGAACAAGGCATCGCAGTCGAGGAAATCCAGCGCCTTTGCTCGATCCACGCCGCTTTGTTTGCCGATGCAGTGACCTACGGGCAGCCGCCCACTCCGGAGAGCGAAAAACCGGGGCATCCGATCCGGGTGCTTAAAGAAGAAAACGTAGCCATCGAAGCGACACTGGACCGGATTGCGCGCCTTCTGGCAAGCTATCTGGCAGATCCGGATCCAGATCTGAAAACCGGGTTGCTGAAGCAATTGGAAATCCTCTGGGGTTTCGAAAAACATTACGCGCGCAAAGAATACGCCATTTTCCCGATTATGGAGCGCTATGGCATGACGGCCCCGCCGAAAGTGATGTGGGGCGTGGACGATGAAATCCGGGGATTGTACAAGAAATTCAGACGGATGTTGGAAGACGGACAGCTCGACAACCTCAGAGTGGCTTTCGAAACGCTGCAGCAGGAAATGAAAGAAATGTTCATTAAAGAGGAAGACATCCTCTTGCCGATGGTGTTCGATTCATTCACTGAAGACGATTGGTTGAAGATTGCGGCTGAATCGGACGAAATCGGCTATTGCATCGTCCACCCGGAATCGCTGTGGAAGCCCGAACGCGC is a window from the uncultured Trichococcus sp. genome containing:
- a CDS encoding DUF438 domain-containing protein, coding for MEEDVKKSTREEEMEHRQAILKDLILRLHAGDDYEQIKKEFKEHFATVSALEISMMERRLIEQGIAVEEIQRLCSIHAALFADAVTYGQPPTPESEKPGHPIRVLKEENVAIEATLDRIARLLASYLADPDPDLKTGLLKQLEILWGFEKHYARKEYAIFPIMERYGMTAPPKVMWGVDDEIRGLYKKFRRMLEDGQLDNLRVAFETLQQEMKEMFIKEEDILLPMVFDSFTEDDWLKIAAESDEIGYCIVHPESLWKPERATFETEEMMGSVPEGNIAFSTGYLTVKELETMLNRLPLELTFIDADGIVKYYNDGPEEKIFMRTKSALGRDAENCHPPKSVALMKQLVSDLKSGKKSQEIMWYEESGKFIVVNYCAVRDADGIFMGVLEYVQEAQDIRSLTGEKRQLSE